One Caldisericia bacterium genomic window carries:
- a CDS encoding amidohydrolase family protein: MSLLVKNAKVRGWKENVDLFIKDGKFVNIGKNLNVKADEVIDADGNLVTPTFVNTHLHIDKAFTALSGRFGREETLEESIKIMHEIKRNYTKEDVKERAVRAIRDSVKYGVTKIRGHVDIDTYCGLTALEGCLLAKEETKDIADVQLVAFPQEGIFRDKGTEELMYEAMKMGADVVGGMPAAEWISSESIRHVDFVFELAEKFDADIDMHIDQAKDPFAQSLEYTAFRSIQEGYQGRVTGGHCTSLAYQNDAHAKKVIELLKLADFNVCVNPQVLAIMGVDPEPRTRGVTRVRELVEAGVNVATAQDTICDGFHLFGTGDPLDYGLLMAYVAQYNSTDKVGIIFDMITKNSKKIMRLNDYGIKEGNTADFNIIFAKTESEALRTRPGRLVFRKGKLIAKLEKKGEIL, from the coding sequence TTAGGGGGTGGAAGGAAAATGTAGACCTCTTTATCAAAGATGGAAAATTTGTAAATATCGGGAAAAACCTTAATGTTAAAGCAGATGAGGTGATTGATGCGGATGGAAATCTTGTAACCCCAACCTTTGTTAACACACACCTCCATATAGATAAAGCCTTTACAGCTCTCTCTGGTAGATTTGGAAGGGAGGAGACCCTTGAAGAATCAATAAAGATAATGCATGAGATTAAGAGAAACTATACAAAGGAAGATGTTAAAGAGAGAGCAGTAAGAGCAATAAGAGATTCTGTAAAGTATGGAGTGACAAAGATAAGAGGGCATGTGGATATAGATACCTATTGTGGTTTAACTGCTCTTGAGGGGTGTCTTCTTGCAAAGGAAGAGACAAAGGATATTGCAGATGTTCAGCTTGTTGCCTTTCCTCAGGAGGGAATATTCAGAGACAAAGGCACAGAGGAACTTATGTATGAAGCTATGAAGATGGGGGCAGATGTTGTTGGAGGAATGCCTGCCGCAGAGTGGATATCCTCTGAATCCATAAGACATGTTGATTTTGTTTTTGAGCTTGCAGAGAAGTTTGATGCCGATATTGATATGCACATAGATCAAGCAAAGGATCCTTTTGCACAATCTCTTGAATATACAGCGTTTAGAAGCATACAGGAGGGTTATCAGGGAAGGGTTACAGGAGGACACTGTACATCCCTTGCATACCAGAACGATGCCCATGCAAAGAAGGTGATAGAACTACTTAAACTTGCCGATTTCAATGTGTGTGTTAATCCTCAGGTGCTTGCTATAATGGGGGTTGATCCTGAACCAAGAACAAGGGGAGTTACAAGGGTTAGAGAACTTGTGGAGGCAGGTGTGAATGTTGCCACTGCGCAGGATACAATATGCGATGGATTCCACTTATTTGGAACAGGAGATCCCCTTGATTATGGGCTTCTCATGGCTTATGTAGCTCAGTATAACTCCACAGATAAGGTGGGAATTATCTTTGATATGATAACGAAAAATTCTAAAAAGATTATGAGACTCAATGACTATGGAATAAAGGAAGGGAATACTGCAGATTTCAACATAATCTTTGCCAAAACAGAATCAGAAGCTTTAAGAACAAGACCGGGGAGACTTGTCTTTAGGAAAGGAAAACTCATAGCAAAGCTTGAGAAGAAAGGAGAAATACTATAG